A window of Neorhizobium galegae bv. orientalis str. HAMBI 540 genomic DNA:
GACGCCCGGCTTTTTCGCGTTTCCGGCCAACTATGGTGGCGACCTCACCGAGCGATCGCATGGCTTGACCTGCGTCAAGAGCTTGCCCCGCCAAAGCGATAGGGTCTCGGCATTGAGACAAGATCGTGAGGTACGAAAATGGTTGAGCATGTAGTTTTTGAAAATGCGAAAGACGAACTCGTCATTCCCGCTTTGGCCCCTGTCTATGAAAAGCTGGCGCAGCCCATGGCCTGGAGCATATTCCGGCTGGCGGTTGGCGGCATGCTGGTAATCGAGGGATGGCCGAAGATCATCGCGCCGTTCGCGCAGGTAGGCTTCGTCGAAAATATCGGCATGTATCCGGGCTGGTTTTGGTCGCCCTTCCTGGCCGCTCTGCAATTCTTCGGCGGCGTGTTCATCGCGGCCGGCCTGTTCACCCGCCCCATTGCGCTCGCCAACGGCGTGATGCTGGCCATGACCCTCTGGTTCCACGTCACCCATCCCTATGGCGACGCTTTCCTGACCCCGGCCGGCATCGAGGCGCTGAAGGCCGGCGGCCAGCAGTTGTTCACGCCGCAGGCATTGGCGCGGCTGAAGGATGGCGGTCACGTCTTCCTGGAGCAGGTTCAGAGCAAGGCAGAACTGGCATCGCTGTTCTGGACCGGAGGCGCCTTCCTCTACGCAGCCTTTGGAGGAGGCTACCTGTCGCTCGACCGGCTGCTGTTCCGCAAGCAATTCTGAGTGGGCCTCAAAGACCTTGAACATGAAAGGAGCCGGATCGATGGATCCAGCTCCTTGCGTTGAGGGGCACCCGTTGAAGGCCGAGGCGCTCGATCCGCTCTTCGCCTCAGCCGTTCTGCCTTGCCCTCTGCGAGGCCACGGGTTTTGCCGGTTTGTTATTGGCCCTTTTCCAATTCAGGATCGGCCGTCTGAGGGATCGATAGGCCAGCAGCAGGGCAATCAATCCGATATGGATGAACGGCACCAGCGTCACCGATTTGACCGCCAGCGAATAGTGGAGCGCTCCGCCTGCGGCGATCAGGTAGATCAGCTTGTGCAACTTGTTCCAGCCCTGGGCGAGCTTTCGGATCGACCAGTTGTTGGAGGTGACCGCAAGCGGGATCAGCATCAGCAGGCAGGCAAAGCCGATGGTGATATAGGGCCGCTTGGCGATATCGCCGCCCACCGCGCCTAGATCGAAGCGCAGGTCGAGCGACACATAGACCGAAAAATGCATTAGCACGTAATAGAAGGCGATCAGCCCGACCGCTCGGCGGTAGCGCACCCAGTTGATGCCGGCGAGATCACGTAGCGGCGTGATCGCGAGCGTCGCGATGATGAACCGCAGCGCCCAGATGCCGAGCTGATGCTCGAACTCCTTGACCGGATTGACACCCAGCCCGCCGGTCAGCCCGAGATAGAAATACCAGACGGCTGGACTGAGCCCGATCACGTAGAGCGCCCAGATGCTGGCCTTGTGGTACCGGCGGGGCAGGGCAGGGAGGCTCGCCATTCAATAATTCGCCTTCAGGTCGAGGCCGTCATAAAGGCTTGCTACCTGCTCCGCATAACCGTTGAAGGGCAGGGTCGGACGGCGGTTGGCACCGAAGAAGCCGCCTTCGCCGATCCGCTGTTCCGTCGCCTGGCTCCATCGGGGGTGATCGACTGCCGGATTGACGTTGGAATAAAAGCCGTATTCGCGGGCGTTGGCGT
This region includes:
- a CDS encoding DoxX family protein, encoding MVEHVVFENAKDELVIPALAPVYEKLAQPMAWSIFRLAVGGMLVIEGWPKIIAPFAQVGFVENIGMYPGWFWSPFLAALQFFGGVFIAAGLFTRPIALANGVMLAMTLWFHVTHPYGDAFLTPAGIEALKAGGQQLFTPQALARLKDGGHVFLEQVQSKAELASLFWTGGAFLYAAFGGGYLSLDRLLFRKQF
- the msrQ gene encoding protein-methionine-sulfoxide reductase heme-binding subunit MsrQ — translated: MASLPALPRRYHKASIWALYVIGLSPAVWYFYLGLTGGLGVNPVKEFEHQLGIWALRFIIATLAITPLRDLAGINWVRYRRAVGLIAFYYVLMHFSVYVSLDLRFDLGAVGGDIAKRPYITIGFACLLMLIPLAVTSNNWSIRKLAQGWNKLHKLIYLIAAGGALHYSLAVKSVTLVPFIHIGLIALLLAYRSLRRPILNWKRANNKPAKPVASQRARQNG